The following are encoded together in the Prosthecobacter sp. SYSU 5D2 genome:
- a CDS encoding transposase produces the protein MKFFNPFEDIKVTRNHLPHWQQPGVPYFITFRMADSLPVGMLEELEAERLLWQQNHPPPLSPDEEAEYHKRFSARVDQWLDQGHGSCVLRQTCYRLKIEESLKFFDGQRYEMLSYVIMPNHVHGLLMIHPDWSLEKVIFTWKRRTAGVINESLGVTGPFWQRDYFDRLIRDGDHLRNVIRYIRRNPTKASLKEGEFTLWESALAQAVG, from the coding sequence ATGAAGTTCTTCAATCCGTTCGAAGACATCAAGGTCACCCGGAACCATCTGCCACATTGGCAGCAGCCTGGAGTACCCTACTTCATCACCTTTCGCATGGCAGATTCGCTGCCTGTCGGGATGCTCGAAGAACTGGAGGCGGAGCGGCTTTTGTGGCAGCAAAACCATCCGCCGCCGCTATCTCCTGATGAGGAGGCTGAATACCACAAGCGCTTCTCTGCCAGGGTTGATCAGTGGTTGGATCAAGGGCATGGCTCCTGCGTCCTACGGCAGACTTGCTACCGGCTGAAGATTGAAGAGTCCCTGAAGTTCTTTGATGGCCAGCGATATGAAATGCTGTCCTATGTGATCATGCCAAACCACGTGCATGGGCTCTTGATGATCCACCCCGACTGGTCGTTGGAAAAAGTTATCTTCACCTGGAAACGTCGCACAGCAGGAGTGATCAATGAGAGTCTGGGCGTCACTGGCCCGTTCTGGCAGCGGGATTACTTCGACCGACTGATTCGGGATGGCGATCATCTGAGGAACGTGATCCGTTACATCCGGCGAAATCCCACCAAAGCAAGTTTGAAGGAGGGAGAATTCACCTTGTGGGAAAGTGCGCTGGCGCAGGCCGTGGGATGA
- a CDS encoding lactate utilization protein B — protein MTHSTAAHEFLRDPARAAWHDQTLWMVRAKRDRMATRVPEWEQLREAASRIKEHTLSRLADYLEQFADNAAENGIYVHWAADGEEHNRIVQGILQKHGARKLVKSKSMLTEECHLNPHLEKHGIEVIDTDLGERIVQLQKMPPSHIVMPAIHLKRAEVGEVFHEHLGTPAGLDDPQQLTEAARQHLRNHFLTADAALTGVNFAIAETGAFVVCTNEGNADMGAHLAPVHIACMGIEKIIPQQVHLGVFLRLLARSATGQPSTVFSSHFLKPRPGQEIHIVIVDNGRSRQLARPDYRKSLACIRCAACFNTCPVYRRSGGYSYSYFIAGPIGSILAPNVDKAAHSSMPFASTLCGSCTAVCPVKIDIHAQLLKWRQDITAAGHAPWWKKAAMFMTAYVVRRPALFRLGGWFMRKSARMLSFLRLDPWTQSRDLPQPPAQTFRQWYNQQSDEN, from the coding sequence ATGACCCACTCCACAGCCGCCCATGAATTCCTGCGCGATCCCGCCCGCGCTGCGTGGCATGACCAGACCTTGTGGATGGTGCGTGCCAAGCGCGACCGCATGGCGACGCGTGTGCCCGAATGGGAGCAGCTCCGCGAGGCGGCCTCGCGGATCAAGGAGCACACTTTGTCCAGGCTGGCCGACTACCTGGAACAGTTCGCAGACAACGCCGCCGAGAACGGCATCTACGTCCACTGGGCAGCCGATGGCGAGGAGCACAACCGCATCGTTCAGGGCATCTTGCAGAAGCATGGCGCGCGGAAGCTGGTGAAGAGCAAGTCCATGCTCACCGAGGAATGCCACCTCAATCCGCATCTGGAGAAGCATGGTATTGAGGTCATTGATACCGACCTCGGCGAGCGCATCGTCCAGCTTCAGAAGATGCCGCCCAGCCACATCGTCATGCCCGCTATCCACCTGAAGCGGGCGGAGGTGGGCGAGGTTTTCCATGAGCACCTCGGCACTCCCGCCGGCCTGGATGATCCGCAGCAGCTTACGGAGGCTGCCCGGCAGCATTTGAGAAATCATTTTCTCACCGCCGATGCCGCACTCACCGGGGTCAACTTTGCCATTGCCGAGACGGGCGCGTTTGTCGTCTGCACCAATGAGGGCAATGCGGACATGGGAGCGCATCTTGCCCCGGTTCACATCGCCTGCATGGGCATTGAAAAAATCATCCCGCAGCAGGTGCATCTGGGGGTCTTTTTGCGCCTGCTGGCCCGCAGCGCCACCGGCCAGCCCAGCACCGTTTTCAGCTCCCACTTTCTCAAACCGCGCCCTGGCCAGGAGATACACATCGTCATTGTGGACAATGGCCGCAGTCGTCAGCTAGCCAGGCCGGATTACCGCAAATCCCTGGCCTGCATCCGCTGCGCCGCCTGTTTTAATACCTGCCCCGTTTACCGCCGCAGTGGCGGTTACAGCTACAGCTACTTCATCGCCGGGCCCATCGGCAGCATCCTCGCACCGAATGTGGACAAGGCAGCCCATTCCAGCATGCCCTTCGCCTCCACCCTCTGCGGCTCCTGCACCGCCGTCTGTCCGGTGAAGATTGACATCCACGCGCAGCTTCTCAAATGGCGTCAGGACATCACCGCCGCAGGCCATGCACCGTGGTGGAAAAAGGCGGCCATGTTCATGACTGCCTATGTCGTTCGCCGCCCAGCGCTCTTCCGGCTTGGCGGATGGTTCATGCGAAAGTCGGCTCGGATGCTCAGCTTCCTACGCCTAGATCCCTGGACCCAATCCCGAGATTTGCCGCAGCCACCCGCGCAGACCTTTCGCCAATGGTATAACCAACAGTCTGATGAAAATTGA
- a CDS encoding LUD domain-containing protein yields the protein MSRSTILTAIRQAQGTPVPMPEAAVAALHDLPNAAGMPEFIATLDLIGARVIRGRSLAEAATWLRENVPATASLASTIPELPGTMDLTAISDPHALDGIHTAILPARFGVCENGAVWLDETELGPHRVLPFIAEHLFIVLRASDLVPTLHQAYDRIAKIGTGFGLFLAGPSKTADIEQCLVIGAHGARGATVFILD from the coding sequence ATGAGCCGCAGCACCATCCTCACCGCCATCCGCCAGGCCCAGGGTACTCCCGTCCCGATGCCGGAGGCGGCTGTCGCTGCTCTCCATGACTTGCCGAATGCGGCAGGCATGCCGGAGTTCATCGCCACGCTGGATCTCATCGGGGCACGTGTCATCCGGGGCCGCAGCTTGGCGGAAGCCGCCACATGGCTGCGCGAAAACGTCCCGGCCACCGCATCGCTCGCCTCCACCATCCCGGAGCTTCCCGGCACGATGGATCTGACGGCCATTAGTGATCCTCACGCCCTGGACGGCATCCACACCGCCATCCTTCCCGCGCGTTTTGGTGTTTGTGAAAACGGGGCTGTCTGGCTGGATGAAACGGAGCTTGGCCCGCATCGGGTACTTCCTTTCATCGCCGAACATCTTTTCATCGTCCTCCGCGCCAGCGACCTCGTTCCTACGCTGCACCAAGCCTATGACCGCATCGCCAAGATCGGCACCGGTTTCGGCCTCTTCCTCGCCGGACCATCCAAGACCGCGGACATCGAGCAATGTCTCGTCATCGGTGCCCACGGTGCCCGTGGAGCCACTGTTTTCATTCTTGATTAA
- a CDS encoding nucleoside monophosphate kinase, whose protein sequence is MPPVPPETPASKPAAPADLEIKDAHLIFYQVWKKLEEDYGRENLRFPKELILLGGAPGAGKGTNTNFIRKLRGITAEPIVVSALLDSPEAQKLKSQGGMVGDREVVGILLRKLLEPEQQNGAILDGFPRTKVQVECLKLLFDEMMNLRRDFAETSEASHYKQPIFHIMVLFVDEAESIARQLKRGQEVLAHNEEVRRSGLGELWEERATDFDSGLARNRYKVFKEKTYDALVSLKEIFHYHFINAQAPLALVQENIVRELEYQSSLELDPRTFDQLRKLPLASEIVRHARQDLVRRLDGYKVEKPELMAAVVEFIEVKMMPIIMRHAISGRADVNSEDKLFHDPQALTILIDIFSERGFHATVDLHHIEIPEKFDLQTGEIQCRKKKVFRFGIRFKGSEIRRG, encoded by the coding sequence ATGCCGCCCGTGCCCCCAGAAACGCCCGCCTCCAAACCTGCCGCTCCGGCGGATCTGGAAATCAAGGATGCACATCTCATCTTCTACCAGGTGTGGAAAAAACTGGAGGAAGACTATGGCCGGGAGAACCTGCGCTTTCCCAAGGAGCTGATTCTTCTGGGCGGTGCTCCAGGAGCAGGCAAAGGCACCAATACCAACTTCATCCGCAAGCTGCGGGGCATCACGGCGGAACCCATCGTGGTGAGCGCGCTGCTGGACAGCCCGGAGGCACAAAAGCTGAAGTCGCAGGGCGGCATGGTGGGGGACCGGGAGGTGGTGGGCATTCTGCTGCGCAAGCTGCTGGAGCCGGAGCAGCAAAATGGGGCCATTCTGGACGGCTTCCCGCGCACGAAGGTGCAGGTGGAATGCCTGAAGCTGCTCTTTGATGAAATGATGAACCTGCGCCGGGATTTCGCCGAGACGTCGGAGGCCTCTCATTACAAGCAGCCCATTTTTCACATCATGGTGCTGTTTGTGGACGAGGCGGAAAGCATCGCCCGCCAGCTCAAGCGCGGCCAGGAGGTGCTGGCGCACAATGAAGAAGTGCGCCGCTCCGGTCTGGGTGAACTCTGGGAGGAACGCGCCACGGACTTCGATTCCGGGCTGGCGCGGAACCGCTACAAGGTCTTCAAAGAGAAGACCTACGACGCCCTGGTCTCGCTGAAGGAGATCTTTCACTATCACTTCATCAATGCCCAGGCTCCGCTGGCGCTGGTGCAGGAAAACATCGTGCGTGAGCTGGAATACCAAAGCTCCCTGGAGCTGGATCCGCGCACCTTTGACCAGCTTCGCAAGCTGCCGCTGGCCAGCGAGATCGTCCGTCATGCACGGCAGGACCTGGTGCGCCGGCTGGATGGCTACAAGGTGGAGAAACCCGAGCTCATGGCGGCCGTGGTGGAATTTATCGAAGTCAAGATGATGCCCATCATCATGCGGCACGCCATCTCCGGCCGGGCAGACGTCAATTCCGAGGACAAGCTTTTCCATGATCCCCAGGCCCTGACCATCCTGATTGACATCTTTTCGGAGCGCGGTTTCCACGCAACTGTGGATCTGCATCACATTGAAATCCCGGAGAAGTTTGACCTCCAAACAGGGGAGATTCAGTGCCGCAAGAAGAAGGTTTTCCGCTTTGGCATCCGCTTCAAGGGATCGGAAATCCGGCGCGGCTGA
- a CDS encoding family 16 glycoside hydrolase — protein sequence MRRLAFFCLLLTTALGLQAQPVSLFDGKTLTGWDYDPAVWRVEDGLMTGGSLTEKVTQNYFICTNKSYQNFDLKLKIKCSGDPATGMLNSGIQIRSMRVPGGHHMSGYQVDCGNGWFGKIYDEFRRNKVIAEPLDAAALDKAVDIYGWNEYRIRAEGARIQVWINGVAAIDYTETDKNVALDGQLGPQVHSGGACLVQVKDITLEELPVTPGAPTWQSLGGVEAARKLVAPLPKPKAKAGAAKKSKGRRDISYNAVTGEPKTAAEQQKLFHLPEGYEIELVVQESDGIGKFVSVYFDQRGRLWTQTAFEYPVDANENPAAAEAIYKSPGKDKVLVYPREALNAHLPPGGLTHPTVYADGLAIPLGILPWGNGDACYIQHGHDLKLFKDSDGDGKADTHDVILTGFGVQDSHLFPHQFTRAPGGWIWMAQGLFNNSQVHKPGSDQKVDYPKCGMARMRPDGSDFEVTSTGPNNIWGLVITGEGETFIQEANDYGYPVMPFHEYAYYPGGMEALKKSYQPDFPPQAEFRMGGTGLSGLALIESGPLQDAKAAYTMAVANPITSKVQTLAMHRDGPYWKLEQKEDLITCDDPFFRPVALTNGPDGCLYIVDWYNKIISHNEVPRAHPDRDKTRGRIWRVKYSTHHSPSDAKPQTAAVPSPVSSAATSGVHHSESDEYCTIPDFTKLSTDDLIALLGTKPTGRAHLAWQTLADRDMLPKNHWSSQEYAAPPLTGEVRSLAKNPTDENIAKLLAFAKPSLPNGPTIQSSRAPKKIPVREAYDREFERFLVRLFLERHPEAVARFLDSEAATALQVEACVLAALALEPKTSASRVAKLLPQLDRSPNDEELLRLAQFPEEPGVGEALKTLLAQPTSGAVVAEKLLAKRTSLDSSRVGPILKETALSMLKSNNLATRKQALVLCSGFQIPAEEDIIEPLAQRQHQVFAGQPVPQDESGELALRLAALAAIRSPETLLFYVLAESDPDATLRDAALDALIAASTNSVESACERLFKLYPKLTPAQRKRTLNALSGQAEGGAKSLLTAILGKTIPQADLDGPVLERLATVLGEDPALAQLQQQLGGVFGEVLLLDGQDSAWVDSKLTLEGPFTVETWVRLTGGIGNQDSILGSPQQIDFNFFGSKFRVWLGDGIGDVAVAQKPMTPDLWTHVAITRDAGGTFRLYQNGELEATSSKKSTASFKDCRIGWSGPNQGTHGALSEFRVWKQARTEAQIRAHFDRILPPATGGLDFTAARDLKPATPKLYGKGARIAKTLDTPPLLTEAQAQKLDAQFTRYTALAAQGDAEKGKPLAALCIACHQIGNTGGQIGPNLSGAGAMGLEAVLRNILTPNAAMEPGYRIYRVEMKNGDLIDAFFVSEDAQATIIRQPGLPDRRINKQDIRSTRYIRRSLMPEGLLDALPEDSAADLLAYLMTLKG from the coding sequence ATGCGCCGCCTAGCTTTCTTCTGCCTGCTGCTCACCACAGCCCTTGGCCTCCAGGCCCAGCCCGTCTCGCTCTTTGATGGCAAGACCCTTACCGGCTGGGATTACGACCCCGCCGTCTGGCGTGTTGAGGACGGCCTCATGACCGGCGGCTCTCTCACCGAAAAAGTCACGCAGAACTACTTCATCTGCACAAACAAGAGCTACCAAAACTTTGACCTCAAACTGAAGATCAAATGCAGCGGCGATCCCGCCACCGGCATGCTCAACAGCGGCATTCAGATCCGCAGCATGCGCGTCCCTGGCGGCCATCACATGAGCGGTTACCAGGTGGACTGCGGCAATGGCTGGTTTGGCAAAATTTACGATGAGTTCCGCCGTAACAAAGTCATCGCCGAGCCCCTGGATGCCGCTGCTTTGGACAAAGCCGTGGACATCTATGGCTGGAACGAATACCGCATCCGCGCCGAAGGTGCACGCATCCAGGTCTGGATCAACGGGGTCGCTGCGATTGACTACACCGAGACGGACAAAAACGTCGCGCTAGACGGCCAACTTGGCCCGCAGGTCCACAGCGGCGGGGCCTGCCTGGTGCAGGTAAAGGACATCACCCTTGAGGAACTCCCCGTCACGCCCGGCGCCCCCACTTGGCAGTCCCTGGGCGGCGTGGAGGCCGCGCGCAAGCTCGTCGCCCCGCTGCCCAAGCCGAAGGCCAAAGCGGGAGCGGCGAAGAAGTCCAAAGGTCGCCGCGACATCAGCTACAATGCCGTGACCGGGGAACCCAAAACCGCCGCCGAACAGCAAAAGCTGTTTCATTTGCCCGAAGGGTACGAGATCGAACTCGTCGTCCAGGAGAGCGACGGCATTGGCAAATTCGTCAGCGTTTATTTCGACCAGCGTGGACGTCTTTGGACTCAGACCGCCTTTGAATATCCGGTGGATGCCAATGAAAACCCGGCCGCAGCCGAGGCCATTTATAAAAGTCCCGGCAAGGATAAAGTCCTCGTCTATCCCCGCGAGGCGCTGAATGCTCACCTGCCCCCTGGCGGCCTGACCCATCCAACGGTGTATGCGGATGGACTGGCCATCCCGCTGGGCATCCTGCCCTGGGGCAATGGCGATGCCTGCTACATCCAACATGGCCATGACCTGAAGCTTTTCAAAGACTCCGATGGCGATGGCAAAGCGGATACACACGATGTGATCCTCACCGGCTTCGGTGTGCAGGACAGCCACCTTTTTCCGCATCAGTTCACCCGCGCCCCTGGCGGCTGGATCTGGATGGCCCAGGGCCTCTTTAACAACAGCCAGGTCCACAAACCCGGCAGCGACCAAAAGGTGGACTACCCCAAATGCGGCATGGCCCGCATGAGACCTGACGGCAGCGACTTTGAAGTCACCAGCACCGGGCCTAACAACATTTGGGGACTCGTCATCACTGGCGAGGGCGAGACCTTCATCCAGGAAGCCAACGATTACGGCTACCCCGTCATGCCCTTCCACGAATACGCCTACTACCCCGGCGGCATGGAGGCCCTGAAGAAGAGCTACCAGCCGGATTTCCCCCCGCAGGCGGAGTTTCGCATGGGTGGGACGGGGCTGAGCGGGCTGGCGCTGATTGAGAGCGGTCCGCTGCAGGACGCCAAGGCGGCTTATACGATGGCCGTTGCCAATCCCATCACCTCCAAAGTCCAGACCCTCGCCATGCACCGGGACGGCCCCTATTGGAAGCTGGAGCAGAAGGAGGACCTCATCACTTGCGATGACCCCTTTTTCAGGCCCGTCGCCCTCACCAACGGACCGGACGGCTGCCTCTACATCGTGGACTGGTATAACAAAATCATCTCCCACAATGAAGTGCCTCGGGCGCATCCGGACCGGGATAAGACGAGGGGGCGGATCTGGCGCGTGAAGTACAGTACTCATCACTCTCCGAGTGATGCGAAGCCCCAAACAGCCGCTGTTCCATCGCCAGTTTCCTCCGCAGCCACGTCCGGGGTCCATCACTCGGAGAGTGATGAGTACTGTACCATCCCCGACTTCACGAAACTCAGCACGGATGACCTCATCGCCCTCCTGGGCACCAAGCCCACTGGCAGGGCACACCTCGCCTGGCAGACGCTGGCGGATCGGGACATGCTGCCAAAGAACCATTGGTCCAGCCAGGAATACGCTGCCCCACCCCTCACCGGAGAAGTGCGATCCTTGGCGAAAAACCCCACGGATGAAAACATCGCCAAGCTCCTCGCCTTCGCCAAACCCTCCCTCCCCAACGGCCCCACCATCCAGTCCTCACGCGCGCCCAAAAAGATCCCCGTTCGCGAAGCCTATGACCGGGAGTTTGAGAGGTTCCTGGTCCGCCTGTTCCTGGAGCGGCATCCTGAGGCGGTGGCGCGATTTCTCGATTCCGAGGCTGCTACAGCTCTCCAGGTTGAAGCCTGCGTCCTCGCCGCCCTGGCCCTGGAACCGAAAACCAGCGCTTCACGCGTCGCCAAACTCCTGCCACAACTGGACCGGTCACCCAATGATGAGGAGCTTTTACGTCTGGCCCAGTTCCCGGAAGAACCCGGCGTGGGCGAAGCCCTGAAGACCCTGCTCGCCCAGCCCACTTCTGGGGCCGTCGTCGCGGAAAAACTCCTGGCCAAACGTACCTCGCTGGACTCCTCCCGCGTCGGCCCCATCCTCAAAGAAACCGCCCTTAGCATGCTGAAGAGCAACAACCTGGCCACCCGCAAACAAGCCCTTGTGCTGTGCAGCGGCTTTCAAATTCCTGCCGAGGAAGACATCATCGAGCCCCTCGCCCAGCGGCAGCATCAGGTCTTTGCAGGCCAGCCCGTCCCCCAGGATGAAAGTGGCGAACTCGCCCTCCGCCTCGCCGCCCTGGCCGCCATCCGTTCGCCTGAGACCCTGCTGTTCTACGTCCTAGCCGAATCCGATCCCGACGCCACTCTCCGCGATGCCGCGCTGGATGCCCTCATCGCCGCCAGCACCAATTCCGTGGAGAGCGCCTGCGAACGCCTCTTCAAGCTCTACCCCAAGCTCACCCCGGCCCAGCGCAAGCGCACCCTTAATGCCCTCTCCGGCCAGGCCGAAGGCGGAGCCAAAAGCCTGCTCACCGCCATCCTCGGCAAAACCATCCCCCAGGCTGATCTCGATGGTCCCGTGCTCGAACGCCTCGCCACCGTGCTGGGCGAAGATCCCGCCCTGGCCCAGCTTCAGCAGCAGCTCGGCGGTGTGTTTGGCGAGGTGCTTTTGCTTGATGGCCAGGACAGCGCCTGGGTGGATTCCAAGCTCACCCTTGAAGGTCCCTTCACCGTCGAGACCTGGGTCCGCCTAACCGGAGGTATCGGAAATCAGGACAGCATCCTCGGCTCGCCCCAACAGATCGACTTCAATTTCTTCGGCTCCAAATTTCGCGTCTGGCTCGGTGATGGCATCGGCGATGTCGCCGTCGCGCAGAAACCGATGACGCCCGATCTCTGGACCCACGTGGCCATCACCCGCGATGCCGGAGGCACCTTCCGCCTGTATCAAAACGGCGAGCTGGAAGCCACCAGCAGCAAAAAATCCACTGCCTCCTTCAAGGACTGCCGCATCGGCTGGAGCGGCCCCAACCAGGGCACCCACGGCGCGCTCAGCGAATTCCGCGTGTGGAAACAGGCCCGCACCGAGGCCCAGATCCGCGCCCACTTCGATCGCATCCTGCCCCCCGCCACCGGAGGCCTGGACTTCACCGCCGCCCGCGACCTGAAGCCCGCCACGCCCAAGCTCTACGGCAAGGGTGCACGCATCGCCAAGACCCTCGATACCCCGCCGCTGCTCACCGAGGCCCAGGCCCAGAAGCTGGATGCCCAATTCACCCGCTACACCGCCCTGGCCGCCCAGGGAGATGCCGAGAAGGGCAAACCGCTGGCTGCCCTGTGCATCGCCTGCCACCAGATCGGCAATACCGGCGGGCAGATCGGCCCGAATTTGAGCGGGGCCGGAGCGATGGGGCTGGAGGCCGTTTTGCGTAACATCCTGACCCCCAATGCGGCCATGGAGCCCGGCTATCGCATCTACCGGGTGGAGATGAAGAACGGCGATCTCATTGACGCCTTCTTCGTTAGCGAGGACGCACAGGCGACCATCATCCGCCAGCCCGGCCTGCCTGACCGGCGGATCAACAAACAGGACATCCGCAGCACCCGCTACATCCGCCGCAGCCTCATGCCCGAAGGCCTCCTGGATGCCCTGCCCGAGGACAGCGCCGCCGACCTGCTGGCCTACCTCATGACGCTGAAAGGGTAA
- a CDS encoding phosphatase PAP2 family protein has translation MTSLALSPFLKRVLRWRKEPMILATLLLIACGLWGFIELADEVGEMESHGYDEKILLAMREAGNPADPIGPPWMEEMGRDLTALGGFTILTGLTAASLGLMLLLGRHRLALLTLVAIAGGMQASAMLKEFFDRPRPDLVPHGVLVTSASFPSGHAMMAAVVYLTLGVLLARTQPHLRLRLFIITLSVIITLLVGVSRVYLGVHWPTDVLAGWMVGGIWALTFGLIALRISPRKGAGENVGPDVPERVEDEASNAGPVI, from the coding sequence ATGACTTCGCTCGCTTTGTCCCCCTTCCTCAAACGTGTGCTACGCTGGCGCAAAGAGCCGATGATTTTGGCGACGCTGCTGCTGATTGCCTGCGGACTGTGGGGGTTCATTGAGCTCGCCGATGAGGTCGGAGAGATGGAGTCGCATGGATATGATGAGAAGATTCTGCTGGCGATGCGAGAGGCAGGAAATCCTGCGGACCCCATCGGCCCGCCGTGGATGGAAGAGATGGGTCGTGATCTGACGGCTCTGGGCGGGTTTACCATTCTCACGGGGCTGACGGCGGCTTCGCTGGGACTGATGCTGCTGCTGGGGAGGCACCGGCTGGCACTGCTGACACTGGTAGCCATCGCGGGCGGGATGCAGGCTTCGGCCATGTTAAAGGAGTTTTTCGACCGGCCGCGCCCGGACCTGGTTCCGCATGGGGTGCTGGTGACGAGTGCCAGCTTTCCCAGCGGGCATGCGATGATGGCGGCGGTGGTGTATCTGACGCTGGGGGTGCTGTTGGCGCGCACGCAGCCGCATCTCAGGCTGCGGCTGTTCATCATCACGCTTTCAGTGATTATTACACTTTTGGTTGGGGTGAGCCGGGTTTACCTGGGTGTGCATTGGCCCACAGATGTGCTGGCAGGCTGGATGGTGGGGGGCATCTGGGCGCTGACGTTTGGGCTGATCGCCCTGAGAATTTCACCGCGAAAGGGAGCCGGGGAAAATGTGGGGCCTGACGTGCCGGAGAGGGTTGAAGATGAGGCATCAAACGCGGGCCCGGTAATCTGA
- a CDS encoding AraC family transcriptional regulator → MPTPPPALTETTRDGPKTTRWVLEAADCRAFATHRIARLGMDEAVAPYERVRLSPSGSFIMVCLSGTGSILLDGRWHKIGPGTACMAPPRVPNAFHALPGKPWSFLWIRYDEPSFVTPLVSAASPVRLKVDAAQLHRIWAGLRGEWESTRDVKALHHWTELLQHHTRRLAEPWRRDERLRRLWQEVETRLAEDWTLASLAHAAHVSEEHFRRLCWKELGRSPMAHLTSLRIQAAQEMLSNTQDKQEVIALHVGYRSPIAFSRAFRRWAGCLPSDYRARV, encoded by the coding sequence GTGCCCACCCCGCCTCCAGCCCTCACTGAAACTACCCGCGACGGTCCCAAGACCACACGCTGGGTACTGGAGGCAGCAGATTGCCGGGCCTTTGCCACCCACCGCATCGCCCGCCTGGGCATGGATGAGGCCGTGGCTCCTTATGAACGGGTGCGGCTATCCCCCAGCGGCAGTTTTATCATGGTCTGCCTCAGCGGCACCGGCAGTATTCTTCTTGACGGCCGCTGGCACAAAATTGGCCCTGGCACCGCCTGCATGGCTCCGCCGCGTGTGCCAAATGCCTTTCATGCCCTGCCGGGCAAGCCCTGGAGCTTTCTCTGGATCCGTTACGACGAGCCATCTTTTGTCACGCCTTTGGTTAGCGCTGCTTCCCCAGTCAGGCTGAAGGTGGATGCCGCCCAGCTTCACCGCATCTGGGCCGGGCTAAGGGGCGAGTGGGAAAGCACCCGCGATGTGAAGGCCCTCCATCATTGGACGGAACTCCTCCAGCACCACACCCGCCGCCTGGCGGAACCCTGGCGTCGCGATGAACGCCTGCGCCGCCTCTGGCAGGAGGTGGAAACCCGTCTGGCCGAGGACTGGACACTTGCCTCCCTGGCCCACGCCGCGCATGTCAGTGAAGAGCATTTCCGCCGCCTCTGCTGGAAGGAACTGGGCCGCAGCCCCATGGCCCACCTGACCTCGCTGCGCATCCAGGCCGCGCAGGAGATGCTCAGCAACACGCAGGACAAGCAGGAGGTCATCGCCTTGCACGTGGGCTATCGCAGCCCCATTGCCTTCTCCCGCGCCTTCCGCCGCTGGGCAGGCTGCCTGCCATCAGATTACCGGGCCCGCGTTTGA